The proteins below are encoded in one region of Mycolicibacterium neworleansense:
- a CDS encoding winged helix-turn-helix transcriptional regulator: MASRSYGQHCALAKSLDLVGDRWTLLVVRDLLDGPKRYGDLLGTLAPIATDMLAGRLRDLEAHGLVRKHTLPKPASTTVYELTDDGRALEDVINAYTRWGRHLIETRAPGDAVRPEWLIRAVRAFVRADRDGPPVTVCLVTPEGQATVAIGPESVDACEDAAPADVTLTGEAEVLGAAMDPAQVPGLLADGRLEIEGDPDAVARLAKAFAPPRVRG, encoded by the coding sequence ATGGCGTCACGTTCGTACGGCCAGCACTGCGCACTGGCGAAAAGCCTCGACCTGGTCGGGGATCGATGGACCCTGCTGGTGGTGCGCGACCTCCTCGACGGGCCCAAGCGCTATGGGGATCTGCTGGGCACTCTGGCTCCGATCGCCACCGACATGCTGGCCGGCCGGTTGCGTGATCTGGAGGCCCATGGGCTCGTGCGCAAGCACACGCTGCCCAAGCCCGCGTCCACGACGGTCTACGAGCTCACCGACGACGGCCGCGCGCTGGAGGACGTCATCAACGCCTACACGCGGTGGGGCAGGCATCTGATCGAGACCCGCGCACCCGGGGATGCCGTGCGTCCCGAATGGTTGATCCGCGCAGTGCGTGCCTTTGTCCGTGCGGACCGCGACGGGCCACCGGTCACGGTGTGCCTGGTGACTCCGGAAGGGCAGGCCACCGTCGCGATCGGTCCGGAGAGCGTGGACGCGTGCGAGGACGCGGCACCCGCCGACGTGACGCTCACCGGCGAGGCCGAGGTGTTGGGCGCGGCGATGGACCCGGCTCAGGTGCCGGGCCTGTTGGCCGATGGCCGCCTGGAGATCGAGGGCGATCCTGACGCGGTCGCCCGATTGGCGAAAGCCTTTGCCCCGCCACGGGTCAGGGGCTAG
- a CDS encoding maleylpyruvate isomerase family mycothiol-dependent enzyme, with protein sequence MTLDNLLAAASDEALAFADLLESLEPAQRRSPTPCAGWTIDDLADHVAVVCFRDAEAYHRARAQITTPPGELTMANPDLPAAIRLAVRHLQAAFDQAPSQWPVIPAPFGDFPVAAALRSLILEFGVHLDDLKVATGDRNSTFSPATIEAILGFGELFLLRQAQPLESGPVTLRLTAPSKSMAITWTGTNWTPGAGAQEHRVEGSDDAIARLMLRRGEADDLVAAAIRPL encoded by the coding sequence ATGACCCTCGACAACCTGCTCGCCGCCGCCTCCGACGAAGCCCTGGCCTTCGCCGATCTGCTCGAAAGCCTCGAGCCCGCCCAGCGGCGGTCCCCCACTCCGTGCGCCGGGTGGACCATCGACGACCTGGCCGACCACGTGGCCGTCGTCTGTTTCCGCGATGCAGAGGCCTACCACCGGGCCCGGGCCCAAATCACCACGCCGCCCGGAGAACTCACCATGGCCAACCCCGATCTACCGGCCGCCATCCGGCTGGCCGTCAGACATCTGCAGGCCGCATTCGACCAGGCACCCAGTCAATGGCCCGTGATACCGGCCCCGTTCGGCGACTTCCCGGTGGCCGCCGCGCTGCGCTCGCTGATCCTGGAGTTCGGCGTGCACCTCGACGACCTGAAGGTGGCCACCGGCGACCGGAACTCGACGTTCTCCCCCGCTACCATCGAAGCCATCCTCGGATTCGGCGAGTTGTTCCTGCTCCGCCAGGCCCAACCGCTGGAGAGCGGGCCCGTCACCCTGCGACTGACCGCGCCGTCGAAATCCATGGCGATCACCTGGACGGGGACGAACTGGACCCCCGGCGCCGGCGCTCAGGAGCACCGCGTCGAAGGCTCAGACGACGCGATCGCCCGGCTCATGCTGCGCCGGGGCGAGGCCGACGACCTGGTGGCCGCAGCTATCCGTCCACTCTAG
- a CDS encoding DUF3237 domain-containing protein — translation MTTLTTPLVDIDATPTFDHLLDIRIAFEAVHVFPTPLGTRMTYVVKHGRCVGPRIAADVLPGGGDWVLLGTDGVARLDVRATLRTDDGAVIYLTNTGRVRMDKAAADRFTAGELIRHDEMTARSSPLFETGDERYRWLNAVHTVAINQVSLSEVHYRVFAVG, via the coding sequence ATGACAACACTGACAACACCTCTCGTCGACATCGATGCCACCCCGACGTTCGACCACCTGCTCGACATCCGTATCGCCTTCGAGGCGGTACATGTGTTTCCCACACCCCTGGGCACGCGCATGACCTACGTCGTCAAGCACGGCCGGTGCGTCGGACCGCGTATCGCCGCCGACGTCCTGCCCGGCGGCGGAGACTGGGTTCTTCTCGGAACCGACGGGGTGGCGCGCCTGGATGTGCGCGCCACCCTGCGCACCGACGACGGCGCCGTCATCTACCTGACCAACACCGGACGGGTCCGGATGGACAAGGCGGCCGCTGACCGGTTCACCGCCGGGGAACTGATCCGCCACGACGAGATGACAGCGAGGTCCAGTCCACTGTTCGAGACCGGTGACGAGCGCTACCGCTGGCTCAACGCCGTCCACACCGTTGCCATCAACCAGGTATCGCTCAGCGAAGTGCACTACCGGGTGTTCGCCGTCGGCTGA
- a CDS encoding FAD-binding oxidoreductase: MLSELIAELPEGVVVTDPDILASYRQDRAADPAAGTPLAVVRPTRTEEVQTVLRWASAHQVAVVPRGAGTGLSGGATALDGGIVLSTEKMRDITVDPVTRTAVVQPGLLNAEVKKAVAAHGLWYPPDPSSYEICSIGGNVATNAGGLCCVKYGVTTDYILGLQVVLADGTAVRLGGPRLKDVAGLSLTKLFVGSEGTLGVVTEATLRLLPPQHSPCTVVATFDSVEAASNSVVKITGKIRPSMLEFMDAVAINAVEDKLKMGLNRTAAAMMVAASDDRGAAGADDAEFMAQVFTECGATEVFSTSDPDEGEAFVAARRFAIPAVEAKGSLLLEDVGVPLPALAELVSGVAKIAAQRDLLISVIAHAGDGNTHPLIVFDPADADMAARAQLAFGEIMDLAVGLGGTITGEHGVGRLKQPWLAGQIGPDAVELNHRIKRALDPLNILNPGAAI; the protein is encoded by the coding sequence GTGCTGTCAGAGCTGATCGCCGAACTGCCCGAAGGTGTCGTCGTCACCGACCCCGACATCCTGGCCTCCTACCGCCAGGACCGGGCTGCCGATCCGGCCGCGGGCACCCCGCTGGCGGTGGTCCGGCCCACTCGCACCGAAGAGGTGCAGACCGTACTGCGCTGGGCCAGCGCCCACCAGGTGGCGGTCGTGCCGCGCGGTGCGGGAACCGGGTTGTCCGGCGGCGCGACGGCACTCGACGGCGGCATCGTGCTGTCCACCGAGAAGATGCGGGACATCACCGTCGATCCCGTTACCCGCACCGCCGTCGTGCAGCCCGGCCTGCTCAACGCCGAGGTGAAGAAAGCCGTTGCCGCCCACGGACTCTGGTACCCACCCGACCCGTCGTCGTATGAGATCTGCAGCATCGGCGGCAATGTCGCCACCAACGCAGGTGGGCTGTGCTGCGTCAAATACGGCGTCACCACCGACTACATCCTGGGCCTGCAGGTGGTGCTGGCTGACGGCACCGCGGTGCGCCTGGGCGGTCCGAGGCTGAAAGATGTTGCGGGCCTGAGCCTGACGAAGCTGTTCGTCGGCAGCGAGGGCACGCTCGGCGTGGTCACCGAGGCGACCCTGCGATTGCTGCCCCCGCAGCATTCGCCATGCACCGTGGTGGCCACGTTCGATTCGGTCGAGGCCGCCTCGAACTCGGTCGTGAAGATCACCGGAAAGATCCGGCCGTCCATGCTGGAGTTCATGGATGCCGTGGCGATCAACGCCGTGGAGGACAAACTCAAGATGGGCCTGAACCGCACCGCCGCGGCCATGATGGTGGCCGCCTCCGACGATCGTGGGGCTGCCGGCGCCGACGACGCCGAGTTCATGGCTCAGGTGTTCACCGAATGCGGTGCCACCGAGGTGTTTTCCACCTCCGATCCGGACGAGGGCGAGGCCTTCGTGGCGGCCCGCCGATTCGCCATCCCGGCCGTGGAGGCCAAGGGATCCCTGCTGCTCGAAGACGTCGGCGTACCGCTGCCCGCCCTGGCCGAACTGGTCAGCGGAGTGGCCAAGATCGCCGCCCAACGGGACCTGCTGATCTCGGTGATCGCCCACGCCGGTGACGGCAACACCCACCCCCTGATCGTGTTCGACCCGGCCGACGCCGACATGGCCGCGCGGGCCCAGCTGGCCTTCGGCGAGATCATGGACCTTGCCGTGGGGCTGGGCGGCACCATCACCGGCGAGCACGGCGTGGGCCGGCTCAAACAGCCGTGGCTGGCCGGGCAGATCGGTCCCGACGCCGTGGAACTGAATCACCGGATCAAGCGGGCGCTGGACCCGCTGAACATCCTGAATCCGGGCGCGGCGATCTAG
- a CDS encoding rhomboid family intramembrane serine protease — protein MSTPGTPQLPAQTPTCYRHPDRPTYVRCTRCQRPVCPECMRSASVGHQCVDCVNEGAKSVRAPRTQFGGKMRTGAPILTYALIAVNVLMFVLQMASKNLEQELTLWPPGVAAHDEYYRLVTSMFLHYGAMHLLFNMWALYVVGPPLEQWLGRLRFGALYALSGLGGSVLVYLLSPLNSATAGASGAIFGLFGAIFVVARKLNLDVRSIAAVVIINLVFTFAGPALGTGAISWQGHIGGLITGAGVAAAFVYAPRERRNAIQVGVSVGVLVLFAALIAWRTTSLLSAFGMG, from the coding sequence ATGAGCACCCCTGGCACGCCGCAGCTACCTGCCCAGACGCCGACGTGTTACCGGCATCCGGACCGCCCGACCTATGTGCGCTGCACGCGCTGCCAGCGTCCCGTCTGCCCGGAGTGCATGCGCTCGGCGTCCGTGGGCCATCAGTGCGTGGACTGTGTCAACGAGGGCGCCAAGTCGGTGCGGGCGCCGCGCACACAGTTCGGCGGGAAGATGCGCACGGGGGCGCCGATCCTGACCTATGCGCTGATCGCTGTGAACGTGCTGATGTTCGTGCTGCAGATGGCGTCGAAGAACCTGGAGCAGGAACTCACGCTGTGGCCGCCCGGTGTCGCCGCGCACGACGAGTACTACCGCCTGGTGACGTCGATGTTCCTGCACTACGGCGCGATGCACCTGTTGTTCAACATGTGGGCGCTGTATGTCGTGGGGCCACCGCTGGAACAGTGGTTGGGCCGGCTGCGATTCGGCGCGTTGTATGCACTGAGCGGGCTGGGCGGTTCCGTGCTGGTGTACCTGTTGTCGCCGCTGAACAGCGCGACGGCCGGGGCCTCCGGCGCGATCTTCGGTCTGTTCGGCGCGATCTTCGTGGTGGCCCGCAAGCTCAATCTCGACGTCCGCTCGATCGCCGCCGTCGTCATCATCAACCTGGTGTTCACGTTCGCCGGCCCCGCACTCGGAACCGGAGCGATCAGCTGGCAGGGCCACATCGGCGGATTGATCACCGGCGCGGGCGTTGCCGCGGCCTTCGTCTACGCCCCGCGTGAACGCCGCAATGCGATCCAGGTCGGGGTCTCGGTGGGGGTGCTGGTGCTGTTCGCCGCGTTGATCGCCTGGCGCACAACCAGTCTGCTCAGCGCCTTCGGTATGGGCTGA
- a CDS encoding cytochrome P450 has product MAATLSHSPAQFVPADADTWPNPWPMYAALRDHDPVHHVVPEESPEHDYYVLSRHADIWAAARDHGTFSSAQGLTVTYGELDMIGLADNPPFVMQDPPVHTEFRKLVSRGFTPRQVEAVEPKVREFVVERLEGLRSNGGGDIAAELFKPLPSMVVAHYLGVPEEDRDQFDGWTDAIVAANSSAGGITAAMGTAGAAVASMMAYFSELIERRRSEPGDDTISHLVAAGQEEGAADVVDLLSILAFTFTMVTGGNDTTTGMLGGAVQLLQQRPDQRQLLIDDPELIPESIDEFLRLTSPVQGLARTTTRDVTIGDTTIPAGRKTLLLYGSGNRDEREFGDNAAELDVRRAPRNILTFSHGAHFCLGAAAARMQSRVALTELLSRYPNFEVDLDGVTWAGGSYVRRPLSVPFRAGT; this is encoded by the coding sequence ATGGCAGCGACTTTGTCTCACAGCCCCGCCCAGTTCGTACCCGCCGACGCCGACACCTGGCCCAACCCGTGGCCGATGTATGCCGCGCTGCGCGACCACGACCCGGTTCACCACGTGGTGCCCGAGGAGTCTCCGGAGCACGACTACTACGTCCTGTCCCGGCACGCCGACATCTGGGCCGCGGCCCGTGACCACGGCACCTTCTCCTCCGCGCAGGGCCTGACCGTCACCTACGGCGAGCTGGACATGATCGGGCTGGCCGACAATCCGCCGTTCGTCATGCAGGACCCACCCGTACACACCGAATTCCGCAAGCTGGTCTCGCGCGGGTTCACCCCGCGGCAGGTGGAGGCCGTCGAACCGAAGGTTCGGGAGTTCGTCGTCGAGCGCCTCGAGGGGTTGCGCTCGAACGGCGGCGGCGACATCGCCGCCGAGCTGTTCAAGCCGTTGCCGTCGATGGTGGTGGCGCACTATCTCGGGGTGCCCGAGGAGGACCGGGACCAGTTCGACGGCTGGACCGACGCCATCGTCGCCGCCAACAGCTCGGCCGGCGGGATCACCGCGGCGATGGGCACCGCCGGAGCGGCCGTGGCCTCGATGATGGCCTACTTCTCCGAGCTCATCGAACGGCGCCGGAGCGAGCCGGGCGATGACACGATCTCGCACCTGGTGGCGGCGGGCCAAGAAGAAGGAGCCGCCGACGTCGTTGACCTGCTGTCGATCCTGGCCTTCACCTTCACCATGGTGACCGGCGGCAACGACACCACCACCGGAATGCTCGGCGGTGCAGTGCAACTCCTGCAGCAGCGGCCGGATCAGCGTCAGCTCCTGATCGACGATCCCGAGCTGATCCCGGAATCGATCGACGAGTTCCTGCGGCTGACCTCCCCGGTGCAGGGCCTGGCCCGCACCACCACCCGCGACGTCACCATCGGCGACACCACCATCCCGGCCGGCCGCAAGACTCTGCTGCTGTACGGCTCGGGCAACCGGGACGAGCGTGAATTCGGCGACAATGCAGCCGAACTCGACGTGCGGCGGGCACCGCGCAACATCCTGACCTTCAGCCACGGTGCGCATTTCTGCCTCGGCGCGGCGGCCGCCCGCATGCAGTCCCGGGTCGCGCTGACCGAACTGCTCTCTCGTTACCCGAATTTCGAGGTCGACCTGGACGGCGTGACGTGGGCCGGGGGCAGCTACGTGCGACGGCCGCTGTCAGTGCCGTTCCGGGCCGGGACCTGA
- a CDS encoding TetR/AcrR family transcriptional regulator — protein sequence MPRDWLAVRRSEVAADHILDAADALFTQKDAATVGMHEIASAAGCSRATLYRYFENRDALYTAYVHREARRLYEEVSEQVAAVTDPAHRLIEGVITALNAVRASPALASWFATAQRPIGGEMAEHSEVIRALVEGFVRSLAGTATQADDQVGRRARWLVRVMVSLLIFPGVDEADERTMLAEFVAPLVIPGQLPVE from the coding sequence ATGCCCCGCGACTGGTTGGCGGTCCGGCGGTCCGAAGTGGCCGCCGACCACATCCTCGATGCCGCCGACGCCCTGTTCACCCAGAAGGACGCGGCGACCGTCGGCATGCACGAGATCGCGTCGGCCGCAGGGTGTTCGCGCGCCACGCTCTACCGGTACTTCGAAAACCGCGACGCGCTCTATACCGCCTACGTGCACCGCGAGGCACGACGGCTGTACGAAGAGGTCAGCGAACAGGTGGCCGCCGTCACCGATCCGGCGCACCGGCTGATCGAAGGCGTGATCACCGCACTGAACGCAGTGCGCGCCAGCCCGGCACTGGCCTCGTGGTTCGCCACCGCGCAGCGGCCGATCGGTGGCGAGATGGCCGAGCACTCCGAGGTGATCCGGGCGCTGGTCGAGGGATTCGTGCGCTCGCTGGCCGGAACGGCGACGCAGGCCGACGACCAGGTGGGCCGCCGGGCCCGGTGGTTGGTGCGCGTGATGGTCTCGCTGCTGATCTTCCCCGGCGTCGACGAGGCCGATGAGCGCACCATGCTGGCCGAGTTCGTCGCCCCGCTGGTCATCCCGGGTCAGCTGCCGGTCGAGTAG
- a CDS encoding DUF5995 family protein yields the protein MASHPTPLPPLPAVTSIAEVVSAIDTITDWAVETSSRLGYFAALYKRITIAVGTAVREGAFEDGPRMDRLDAAFAQRYFDALNGYFHPDRYPRPTRSWRATFQWADKPEPILVQHMLAGVTAHIVLDLGIAVQGLAGAGRLPMLHKDFNTINAVLASQIGGVVNDINDLSPALADIYAVLQQHQIFVLNEAIRSLRDSAWRFATVLALEPGFARPPTIWGRDLQVSQQAQAVFDPPSLVGAFDLAVREIAARESRDVAHNVAVLDQIAATPAPIRTAL from the coding sequence ATGGCCAGCCACCCGACGCCACTGCCGCCGCTACCGGCGGTCACCAGCATTGCCGAGGTCGTCTCGGCGATCGACACGATCACCGACTGGGCCGTGGAAACGTCAAGTCGGCTGGGCTATTTCGCTGCCCTGTACAAGCGGATCACCATCGCGGTCGGAACCGCGGTCCGGGAGGGGGCGTTCGAGGACGGCCCACGCATGGACCGGCTCGACGCGGCGTTCGCGCAGCGCTACTTCGATGCGCTCAACGGCTATTTCCACCCCGACCGGTACCCGAGGCCCACGCGGTCGTGGCGGGCCACCTTTCAGTGGGCCGACAAGCCAGAGCCGATCCTGGTGCAGCACATGCTCGCCGGAGTCACCGCCCACATCGTCCTCGACCTCGGCATCGCCGTGCAGGGCCTCGCCGGTGCGGGCCGTCTACCGATGCTGCACAAGGACTTCAACACCATCAACGCGGTACTGGCAAGCCAGATCGGTGGCGTGGTCAACGACATCAACGACCTCTCGCCGGCGCTGGCCGACATCTATGCCGTGCTGCAACAGCATCAGATCTTCGTCCTCAACGAGGCGATCCGCTCCCTGCGCGACAGCGCTTGGCGGTTCGCCACGGTGCTGGCCCTGGAACCAGGATTCGCGCGGCCGCCGACGATCTGGGGGCGCGACCTGCAGGTGAGTCAGCAGGCGCAGGCCGTCTTCGACCCGCCCAGCCTGGTCGGCGCATTCGATCTGGCGGTCAGGGAGATCGCCGCGCGCGAAAGCCGCGACGTGGCCCACAACGTGGCCGTACTCGACCAGATCGCCGCGACGCCGGCCCCGATCCGGACCGCGCTGTGA
- a CDS encoding siderophore-interacting protein, with the protein MGEQKASRGLEGALVKLCRGGDYELTVSGRTQLTPNYLRLHFRAEKLLAEQRVHPTMWVRGWFPDEGKAHQRGYTLVNADPRAGTVDIDFAMHDGIATRWARDAQPGDVLDVTVLGSNFTLPEPAPAGYLIVGDTASLPAINSLLDAIGDTPAWVFLEAGYDDDRELPVNGGAEIVWVDRFDEDLLETLSASAFDASDHFGWVACNNRTTRAVARVFREEYGIPRKSIKAQAYWVA; encoded by the coding sequence ATGGGTGAGCAGAAGGCGTCGCGGGGGCTGGAAGGGGCCCTGGTCAAACTCTGCCGGGGCGGCGATTACGAGCTGACGGTGTCGGGTCGTACCCAACTCACGCCGAACTACCTGAGGCTGCACTTCCGTGCGGAGAAGTTGCTCGCCGAACAGCGGGTGCACCCCACGATGTGGGTGCGGGGCTGGTTCCCTGACGAGGGCAAGGCTCATCAGCGCGGCTACACGTTGGTCAACGCTGACCCGCGGGCCGGAACGGTGGACATCGATTTCGCCATGCACGACGGCATCGCCACCCGCTGGGCACGTGACGCCCAGCCCGGCGACGTCTTGGACGTGACGGTGCTCGGCAGCAACTTCACGCTGCCCGAACCTGCGCCGGCCGGTTACCTGATCGTCGGCGACACCGCGTCGCTTCCGGCCATCAACTCGCTGCTGGATGCCATCGGGGACACCCCGGCCTGGGTCTTTCTGGAAGCCGGGTACGACGACGACCGTGAGCTACCGGTCAACGGGGGCGCGGAGATCGTCTGGGTGGACCGATTCGACGAGGACCTGCTGGAGACCCTCAGCGCATCGGCCTTCGACGCGTCCGATCACTTCGGCTGGGTCGCCTGTAACAATCGCACCACCCGGGCGGTGGCGCGGGTGTTCCGCGAGGAGTACGGCATCCCGCGCAAATCGATCAAGGCGCAGGCCTACTGGGTGGCCTGA
- a CDS encoding acyltransferase family protein has translation MTVSRSVTGPSDQGGLESVDSVAPASTRVAALTGIRAVAAILVVLTHAAYTTGKYGQGYLGLVYSRAEIGVPIFFVLSGFLLFRPWVKAAATGGADPSVRRYAWHRVRRIMPAYVVTVLLAYLLYHFRTAGPNPGHTWMGLFRNLTLTQIYTDNYLFSYLHQGLTQMWSLAVEAAFYVVLPLLAYLLLVVLCRRRWRPGLLFFGLALLAAVSPVWLTIVHDSTNLPDGARLWLPTYMAWFVAGMALTVLGQLKVRGYGMVCVPLAVVCYFIASTPIAGEPTTSPAKLSEALFKTFFYAVIAALLVAPPALGDSGWYNRFLASRPMVFLGEISYEIFLIHLMIMELVMVEVMRDPVYTGSMFNLFVLTMVFTIPAAWLLHRFTRVRS, from the coding sequence GTGACGGTCTCCAGGAGCGTGACGGGGCCGTCGGATCAGGGTGGCCTTGAGTCGGTCGACTCGGTGGCCCCGGCTTCGACGCGCGTCGCCGCACTGACCGGGATCCGCGCGGTGGCCGCCATTCTGGTGGTTCTCACGCACGCGGCCTACACCACCGGCAAGTACGGGCAGGGCTATCTCGGTCTGGTGTATTCGCGGGCCGAGATCGGTGTCCCGATCTTCTTCGTACTGAGCGGCTTTCTGCTGTTCCGGCCGTGGGTGAAAGCCGCGGCCACCGGCGGTGCGGACCCGTCCGTCCGTCGCTATGCGTGGCACCGGGTGCGACGGATCATGCCGGCCTATGTGGTCACGGTGCTGCTCGCCTATCTGCTGTACCACTTCCGTACGGCAGGCCCGAATCCCGGCCACACCTGGATGGGCCTGTTCCGCAACCTGACCCTGACCCAGATCTACACCGACAACTATCTGTTCTCCTATCTGCATCAGGGGCTGACCCAGATGTGGAGCCTGGCGGTGGAGGCGGCGTTCTACGTGGTGCTGCCGTTGCTGGCCTATCTGCTGCTGGTGGTGTTGTGCCGGCGGCGCTGGCGGCCGGGGCTGTTGTTCTTCGGGTTGGCGCTGCTGGCCGCGGTCTCGCCGGTGTGGCTGACGATCGTGCACGATTCGACGAATCTGCCTGACGGCGCCCGGCTTTGGCTGCCCACCTATATGGCCTGGTTCGTGGCGGGGATGGCGCTGACGGTGCTGGGGCAGCTCAAGGTGCGCGGTTACGGGATGGTGTGTGTGCCGTTGGCCGTGGTGTGTTACTTCATCGCGTCGACGCCGATCGCGGGGGAGCCCACCACGTCGCCGGCCAAGTTGAGCGAGGCGTTGTTCAAGACGTTCTTCTATGCGGTGATCGCGGCATTGCTGGTGGCGCCGCCCGCTCTCGGCGACAGCGGCTGGTACAACCGGTTTCTCGCGTCCCGGCCGATGGTCTTCCTGGGTGAGATCTCGTACGAGATCTTCCTGATCCACCTGATGATCATGGAATTGGTGATGGTCGAGGTGATGCGCGATCCGGTCTATACGGGGTCGATGTTCAACCTGTTCGTGCTCACCATGGTGTTCACCATCCCGGCCGCCTGGCTGCTGCACCGGTTCACGCGCGTCCGCTCCTGA
- a CDS encoding DEAD/DEAH box helicase, with amino-acid sequence MSSPDPDSGDTAPTFADLQIHPAVLKAVTDVGYESPSAIQAATIPAMLAGSDVVGLAQTGTGKTAAFAIPILSKIDTSSRNTQALVLAPTRELALQVAEAFGRYGAHLPEINVLPIYGGASYTVQLSGLRRGAQVVVGTPGRVIDHLERGTLDLSNLDYLVLDEADEMLTMGFAEEVERILADTPEYKQVALFSATMPPAIRKITTKYLHDPVEVTVKAKTATAENITQRFIQVAGARKLDALTRVLEVEEGDAMIVFVRTKQATEEVAERLKSRGFAAAAINGDINQAQRERTITALKDGTIDILIATDVAARGLDVERISHVVNYDIPHDTESYVHRIGRTGRAGRSGHALLFVTPRERHLLKSIEKHTRSKVVEAELPSVDDVNAQRVAKFRDSITDSLNGDGLELFRRLIEDYERENDVPMADIAAALALQSRNGEEFLMTEPPPEKRRERDRDREDRGPRKERAPREGLATYRISVGKRHKVGPGHIVGAIANEGGLHRNEFGHITIRGDYSLVELPEKLSSKTLKALENTRISGMLINLVPDRGEDRGDRGPRREYKGRSEYKGRSDKKDRSDYRDRSGKPHRKTK; translated from the coding sequence ATGAGCTCGCCAGACCCGGATTCGGGGGATACCGCCCCAACGTTTGCCGACCTGCAGATTCACCCTGCGGTGCTGAAGGCAGTCACTGATGTCGGCTACGAATCGCCTTCGGCGATCCAGGCCGCGACCATTCCGGCGATGCTCGCGGGCTCCGATGTGGTCGGGCTCGCCCAGACCGGTACCGGTAAGACCGCGGCGTTCGCCATCCCGATCCTGTCCAAGATCGACACCTCCAGCCGCAACACCCAGGCCCTGGTGCTGGCGCCGACCCGCGAACTGGCCTTGCAGGTCGCCGAGGCATTCGGCCGCTACGGTGCGCATCTGCCGGAGATCAACGTGCTGCCGATCTACGGCGGCGCGTCCTACACCGTGCAGCTGTCCGGTCTGCGGCGCGGCGCGCAGGTGGTGGTGGGCACGCCTGGTCGTGTGATCGACCACCTCGAGCGCGGCACGCTGGATCTGTCGAACCTGGACTACCTGGTGCTCGACGAGGCCGACGAGATGCTCACCATGGGCTTCGCCGAAGAGGTCGAGCGGATCCTCGCCGACACCCCGGAGTACAAGCAGGTGGCGCTGTTCTCGGCCACGATGCCGCCGGCCATCCGCAAGATCACCACCAAGTACCTGCACGATCCGGTCGAGGTGACGGTCAAGGCCAAGACCGCGACCGCCGAGAACATCACGCAGCGCTTCATCCAGGTCGCCGGTGCGCGCAAGCTGGACGCGCTGACCCGGGTGCTCGAGGTCGAAGAGGGCGACGCGATGATCGTGTTCGTCCGCACCAAGCAGGCCACCGAGGAAGTCGCCGAGCGGCTCAAGTCCCGCGGTTTCGCGGCCGCGGCCATCAACGGCGACATCAACCAGGCTCAGCGTGAGCGCACGATCACCGCGCTCAAGGATGGGACGATCGACATCCTGATCGCCACCGATGTCGCGGCGCGTGGTCTGGACGTCGAGCGCATCTCGCACGTCGTCAACTACGACATCCCGCATGACACCGAGTCGTATGTGCACCGCATCGGCCGCACCGGCCGGGCCGGCCGCTCCGGGCATGCCCTGCTGTTCGTCACTCCGCGCGAACGTCACCTGCTCAAGTCGATCGAGAAGCACACCCGGTCGAAGGTCGTCGAGGCCGAGCTGCCCAGTGTCGACGACGTCAATGCGCAGCGCGTGGCCAAGTTCCGTGACTCGATCACCGATTCGCTCAACGGAGACGGCCTCGAGTTGTTCCGCCGGTTGATCGAGGACTACGAGCGCGAGAACGACGTGCCGATGGCAGACATCGCCGCGGCGCTCGCGCTGCAGTCGCGCAACGGTGAAGAGTTCCTGATGACCGAGCCGCCGCCGGAGAAGCGCCGGGAGCGTGACCGGGACCGTGAGGATCGGGGCCCACGCAAGGAGCGGGCACCGCGTGAGGGCTTGGCGACGTACCGAATCTCGGTGGGTAAGCGGCACAAGGTGGGGCCCGGCCACATCGTCGGCGCGATCGCCAATGAGGGCGGCCTGCACCGCAACGAGTTCGGCCACATCACCATCCGCGGGGATTACTCGCTGGTGGAGCTGCCGGAGAAGTTGTCCAGCAAGACGCTCAAAGCGCTTGAGAACACCCGGATCTCGGGCATGCTGATCAATCTGGTGCCGGATCGTGGTGAGGACCGGGGTGACCGTGGGCCGCGCCGCGAGTACAAGGGCCGATCCGAGTACAAAGGCCGATCCGACAAGAAAGATCGTTCGGATTACCGCGACCGCTCGGGGAAGCCACACCGGAAGACCAAGTGA